In a single window of the Acipenser ruthenus chromosome 20, fAciRut3.2 maternal haplotype, whole genome shotgun sequence genome:
- the LOC117425511 gene encoding tetranectin-like protein, with translation MAQPGLVVLLFLSAVILEQALGRTSRSNPGRSNRARLRDAGDDDLKSQINKLWHEVNSLKEMQALQTVCLRGTKVNRKCYLSIDEPKHYHEANEDCIAQGGTLVIPRNIDENNSLREYAKKSSPGAKEFWIGVTDMVKEGQYVDVNGMAISYFNWDRSKNQPTGGKRESCVMLSLSAQGKWHDDVCRSVKKYLCEYLIP, from the exons ATGGCTCAGCCAGGACTTGTGGTCTTGCTTTTCCTAAGTGCAGTGATATTAGAGCAGGCTTTGGGGCGAACTTCAAGATCTAACCCTGGAAGGTCAAACAGAGCCCGACTAAGAG ATGCAGGAGATGATGATTTAAAGTCACAGATCAACAAGCTGTGGCACGAAGTGAACTCCCTGAAGGAAATGCAAGCACTGCAGACAG TTTGCCTGCGAGGCACGAAAGTCAACAGAAAGTGCTACCTGTCCATTGATGAACCAAAACACTACCATGAAGCCAACGAAGACTGTATCGCTCAAGGAGGAACCTTAGTTATCCCTCGAAACATAGATGAAAACAACAGCCTCCGTGAGTATGCAAAGAAAAGCTCTCCTGGAGCCAAGGAGTTCTGGATCGGAGTGACAGACATGGTCAAGGAAGGGCAGTACGTCGATGTCAATGGAATGGCCATTAGCTACTTCAACTGGGATCGTTCTAAGAACCAACCTACTGGAGGGAAACGAGAAAGCTGTGTGATGCTTTCACTATCTGCACAAGGGAAATGGCATGATGATGTTtgccgcagtgtgaaaaaatacCTTTGTGAATATCTAATTCCTTAA